From Toxorhynchites rutilus septentrionalis strain SRP chromosome 2, ASM2978413v1, whole genome shotgun sequence, a single genomic window includes:
- the LOC129766899 gene encoding uncharacterized protein LOC129766899: MPPVISAAKKAPSLKLLIARLNDVQASFNDIWRFVEYYEETATVTDVDIRLEKVDELWGKFCDTLVEIRAHEDYLADEESYDKDRQEFSDRYYRAKSFLVDKSKKLQGPMGLEQSVRMNDSVVYGVDRVRLPQISLPSFNGDIDEWLSFRDLFTSLIHHKTELPEVEKFHYLKGCLQGEPKSLIDPLKITRANYQIAWDMLLKRFDNSKQLRKQGFERVVKNLDQVIEPEDFKDLLLVHLLTARLDPVTRRGWEEFSTSKEQDTLSDLTDFIRRRVQMLESLPSKSVDFKGPNPLQQFSKPRTAFTKTNYSSMQSFEGRCVACKGEHLLYQCQVFHRLEVAERDALLRTHSLCRNCFRVGHQAKDCKCKFSCRKCQGRHHTLVCFKTEREGFMKGTVVAKGKESGSKASTSTQTANVSTKTVCTTQQFSSQVLLATAVVLMVDDSGQVFPARALLDSGSESNFISERLSQRMCVSRERVDISVLGIGEAATEVKYRIRAMVRSRVSEYSRDMDFLILSKVTVNLPTLTVNTEGWSIPNGVELADPAFFQSKGVDVVLGIEAFFEFFGTGRKITLGERLPALNESVFGWVVCGGLLVPSQSIQVNCNISASGNLESLVARFWEYEEIGVLNYYSPEETRCAEHFERTVQRGIDGRFTVTLPKYEGVLRRLGKSKEIALRRLQGTERRLLRDTLLRDQYLAFMQEYLQLGHMRRVDKVSDEVQRCYLPHHPVVKETSTTTKLRVIFDASCKTSTGVSLNDGLLVGPVIQEDLRSIILRCRTKQIMLVADVEKMFRQINICQRDKPLQSILWRSSPDDEPETYELGTVTYGTKPAPFLATRTLKQLAMEEVSRFPLAAKAVCEDTYMDDIITGADAADLAIELRMQLDKMMSAGGFHLRKWASSSQLVLEGIKEENLAIRDLEGINLDPDPSVKTLGLTWLPKTDTLKFQFNIPLPITTTALSKRQILSVIATLFDPLGLLGVTITRAKIFMQMLWTLKDEKDERMNWDTPVPSTVGEIWRSYHRQLSLLNEIRIERCVIIPDPILVEIHCFSDASEKAYGACVYTKSMDSSGKDVIGNTIWWQGPAWLEKGPDYWPTFPENLVADEGDEERRRVISTNVASEKVDSNDWYFAKFGAFVDLIRRTAYWLRLIKLLREPKNTRKDTTFLSTSELKEAERLLISKVQQECFYPEWRTLSKGETIPRKSPLRWYNPYISTDGLIRVGGRLKHSKESEDKKHPIVLPARHHFTRLIIRHYHEKLLHAGPQLLLGAIRLRYWSLGGRNLARYTVHHCQKCYRSKPSAIQQFMGELPSARVTVSRPFSRTGVDYFGPLYLRLAPRRPAVKAYVAIFVCMCTKAVHLELVSDLSTDRVLQALRRFISRRGMCTDIYSDNGTNFIGARNKLREVLKLLRDSSHRNQVYKECSNQGIQWHFNPPSAPHFGGLWEAAVRSAKNHLLKVLGESVATPEDMSTLLVQVEGCLNSRPLTQMSEDPNDLEPLTPAHFLIGTSLQAIPEENVETMPTNRLNYWQLIQKRLQDFWKRWRRDYLAQLQGRMKLWKPPVDIVVGRLVIIQDDNQPPMRWKMGRIMEVHPGDDGIVRVVTLKTSAGILKRPVEKLCVLPIEEPSN, from the exons ATGCCGCCAGTAATATCCGCTGCTAAGAAGGCTCCTTCGCTGAAGCTGCTCATAGCGAGGTTGAACGATGTCCAGGCTTCTTTCAACGACATCTGGCGTTTCGTGGAATACTACGAAGAAACTGCAACTGTTACAGATGTTGACATTCGGTTAGAGAAGGTAGATGAGCTATGGGGGAAGTTTTGTGATACATTGGTAGAGATTAGGGCACATGAAGATTATCTCGCGGATGAGGAATCGTACGATAAGGACCGACAGGAATTTAGTGATAGGTATTATCGAGCCAAATCATTCCTCGTAGATAAATCTAAGAAGCTGCAGGGTCCAATGGGGCTGGAACAGTCTGTTCGAATGAACGATTCAGTGGTTTATGGTGTTGATCGCGTGCGTCTCCCTCAAATAAGTTTACCTTCATTCAATGGGGACATAGATGAGTGGCTGAGTTTTCGAGATCTATTCACTTCACTCATCCACCATAAAACGGAGTTACCAGAGGTGGAGAAGTTCCACTACCTCAAGGGTTGTCTTCAGGGGGAACCGAAAAGCCTGATAGATCCGCTGAAAATTACAAGGGCCAATTATCAAATTGCCTGGGATATGTTGTTGAAGCGTTTTGATAACAGTAAACAGTTGAGGAAAC AGGGATTCGAGAGGGTCGTGAAAAATTTAGATCAAGTCATAGAACCGGAGGACTTTAAGGATCTACTGCTTGTCCACCTACTTACAGCACGACTTGACCCGGTAACACGCAGAGGCTGGGAGGAATTCTCTACGTCCAAGGAGCAAGATACATTGTCCGACTTAACGGACTTCATTCGGCGACGTGTTCAAATGCTTGAATCTCTTCCCAGCAAATCCGTTGATTTTAAGGGACCAAACCCACTCCAACAGTTTTCGAAACCGAGAACAGCGTTTACGAAAACCAATTATAGCAGCATGCAGAGTTTCGAAGGGCGTTGTGTGGCCTGTAAGGGCGAGCATCTATTGTACCAATGTCAAGTGTTTCATCGGCTAGAGGTAGCGGAAAGAGACGCACTTTTAAGGACCCATTCGCTTTGCCGCAATTGTTTTCGGGTAGGACATCAGGCGAAGGATTGTAAATGCAAGTTTTCCTGTCGAAAATGCCAGGGTCGACACCATACATTGGTATGCTTCAAGACAGAAAGGGAAGGCTTCATGAAGGGTACGGTGGTTGCAAAGGGCAAGGAATCTGGATCAAAGGCATCAACTTCAACCCAAACAGCAAATGTGTCAACCAAAACCGTTTGCACAACGCAGCAGTTCTCTTCTCAGGTGTTACTGGCTACTGCTGTTGTCTTGATGGTGGATGATAGTGGTCAGGTGTTCCCCGCTCGTGCTTTATTGGATTCAGGTTCCGAGAGTAATTTTATATCAGAACGGCTGAGTCAGCGGATGTGTGTCAGCCGAGAAAGAGTGGATATATCGGTTCTAGGAATAGGTGAAGCAGCTACAGAAGTCAAATACCGAATTCGGGCGATGGTACGGTCGCGAGTGTCCGAATACTCGAGGGACATGGATTTTTTAATTCTGTCGAAGGTCACAGTGAATCTTCCGACTTTAACGGTTAATACGGAAGGGTGGTCGATTCCAAACGGTGTTGAGCTGGCTGATCCTGCATTCTTCCAATCGAAAGGAGTGGACGTTGTCTTGGGCATCGAAGCATTCTTCGAGTTTTTCGGAACTGGTAGAAAAATTACGTTAGGTGAGAGACTACCAGCGTTGAATGAATCAGTCTTCGGCTGGGTAGTGTGTGGAGGTTTGTTAGTACCGAGTCAATCAATTCAAGTCAACTGCAACATATCTGCATCAGGAAACTTGGAGTCATTGGTCGCAAGATTCTGGGAATATGAAGAGATTGGAGTATTAAACTATTATTCGCCGGAAGAAACTCGCTGTGCAGAACATTTTGAACGAACGGTACAGCGTGGAATAGATGGCCGATTCACGGTGACATTGCCCAAGTATGAGGGTGTCCTTCGTAGATTAGGAAAATCGAAAGAAATCGCACTAAGACGTTTGCAGGGAACCGAACGAAGACTGTTGCGTGATACTCTACTACGTGATCAGTATTTGGCGTTCATGCAGGAGTACCTTCAGCTCGGTCACATGAGAAGGGTTGATAAGGTTTCTGATGAGGTTCAACGATGTTATCTACCTCATCACCCGGTAGTCAAGGAGACTAGCACTACCACAAAACTACGTGTTATCTTTGATGCATCTTGTAAAACTTCGACAGGAGTATCATTAAATGACGGATTGCTGGTGGGGCCAGTGATTCAGGAAGATCTACGATCAATAATTCTTCGGTGTCGCACGAAGCAGATCATGCTCGTTGCCGATGTAGAGAAGATGTTCAGGCAAATAAACATCTGTCAAAGGGATAAACCACTGCAATCGATTCTCTGGCGATCTTCTCCCGACGACGAGCCAGAGACCTACGAGCTGGGCACGGTCACGTACGGCACTAAACCTGCACCATTTCTTGCTACTCGTACACTTAAGCAGCTTGCCATGGAAGAAGTCAGTCGTTTTCCTCTGGCAGCCAAGGCAGTTTGTGAGGATACCTACATGGACGATATCATTACCGGAGCGGATGCAGCGGATTTGGCTATCGAGTTGAGGATGCAGCTCGATAAAATGATGAGTGCTGGTGGGTTTCACCTCCGGAAGTGGGCGTCGAGTTCTCAATTAGTTTTAGAAGGAATCAAAGAGGAAAATTTAGCGATTCGAGACTTGGAGGGTATTAATTTGGACCCAGATCCGTCAGTGAAGACACTGGGCCTGACTTGGCTGCCGAAAACAGACACTTTAAAGTTTCAATTCAATATTCCGTTACCGATTACAACCACAGCACTATCTAAGCGACAAATCCTTTCGGTAATAGCTACGCTGTTCGACCCTTTGGGACTTCTGGGAGTTACTATTACAAGAGCCAAGATCTTTATGCAAATGTTGTGGACgttgaaagatgaaaaggatGAAAGGATGAATTGGGATACCCCGGTACCTTCGACGGTGGGTGAGATCTGGCGCAGTTATCACCGACAGCTTTCACTACTAAATGAAATCCGGATTGAACGCTGTGTTATAATACCAGATCCAATTCTGGTCGAGATACATTGCTTCTCTGATGCGTCTGAGAAAGCATATGGAGCATGTGTATACACCAAGAGCATGGATTCGAGTGGAA AAGACGTCATCGGCAATACAATTTGGTGGCAAGGTCCAGCATGGTTAGAGAAGGGTCCCGATTATTGGCCGACATTCCCGGAAAATTTAGTAGCTGACGAAGGTGATGAGGAAAGGCGCCGAGTCATATCAACCAACGTGGCTTCAGAAAAGGTGGACTCAAATGATTGGTATTTCGCGAAGTTTGGAGCTTTCGTCGATTTGATACGACGTACAGCTTATTGGCTACGATTGATAAAATTGCTTCGCGAACCCAAAAACACTCGTAAGGACACTACATTCCTATCCACAAGCGAGCTGAAAGAGGCAGAAAGATTGCTGATTTCGAAGGTTCAACAAGAATGTTTTTATCCGGAATGGAGAACCCTCTCTAAAGGTGAAACGATTCCACGCAAATCTCCGCTGCGCTGGTATAACCCATATATATCTACGGATGGATTGATAAGAGTTGGAGGACGATTAAAGCATTCTAAAGAATCCGAAGATAAGAAGCATCCAATTGTTTTGCCCGCTAGGCACCATTTTACGAGATTGATTataagacactatcatgagaaGTTGCTTCACGCAGGACCTCAACTGCTACTAGGAGCAATAAGACTCCGATATTGGTCATTAGGTGGAAGGAATCTCGCTCGCTACACTGTGCATCACTGCCAAAAGTGTTATCGATCAAAACCGTCTGCAATCCAGCAGTTCATGGGAGAGCTGCCATCGGCACGGGTCACCGTATCTCGTCCGTTCTCACGAACGGGCGTTGACTACTTCGGACCACTTTATCTAAGATTAGCCCCGCGACGACCAGCAGTGAAGGCCTATGTAGCGATCTTCGTTTGTATGTGTACCAAGGCAGTACACTTAGAGCTGGTGAGTGATTTATCTACCGACCGGGTTCTGCAAGCGCTGCGGAGATTTATCTCAAGGAGAGGGATGTGTACGGATATTTACTCCGACAATGGCACCAACTTCATCGGAGCTCGCAATAAACTTCgggaagtattgaaattgctgagAGATAGCAGCCACCGAAATCAAGTGTACAAGGAGTGTTCCAATCAAGGGATTCAATGGCACTTTAATCCACCTAGCGCGCCACACTTCGGAGGCTTGTGGGAGGCAGCCGTACGATCAGCAAAAAACCATTTATTGAAGGTTCTTGGTGAGAGTGTGGCGACTCCCGAGGATATGAGCACATTGCTCGTTCAAGTGGAAGGATGCCTTAATTCAAGACCGTTAACACAAATGTCTGAGGACCCGAATGACTTGGAACCGTTGACACCGGCCCATTTCCTCATAGGAACTTCTTTACAGGCGATTCCGGAAGAAAATGTGGAAACAATGCCCACTAATCGTTTGAATTATTGGCAGTTAATCCAGAAACGGTTACAAGACTTCTGGAAGAGATGGCGTAGAGATTATTTGGCCCAGCTGCAAGGAAGGATGAAGCTATGGAAACCACCTGTTGACATCGTAGTTGGTAGGTTGGTAATCATTCAAGACGACAATCAGCCCCCTATGCGGTGGAAAATGGGAAGAATTATGGAGGTACATCCTGGGGATGATGGAATTGTGCGGGTGGTGACACTTAAAACATCTGCAGGAATATTGAAACGACCGGTGGAAAAATTATGCGTTTTGCCAATCGAAGAACCCAGCAATTAA